The following proteins are encoded in a genomic region of Actinomadura sp. NAK00032:
- a CDS encoding phosphotransferase: protein MPGDVPHRPLAAAVVSEDALRGVGRLLRRYHDAVASYGVPDAGWDADLSNLDGQPEIVGHCDVTPENVVFRGGAPAALIDFDLARPTTRLFDVVTALRHWGPIEDPADRDALLYGADVGRRIKVFCDAYGLARESRRDVLPTARVRFERSYRAMRARAQRGGGWARIWDGGAGPRIRRAQDWLERHWDELDARLC, encoded by the coding sequence GTGCCCGGTGACGTGCCGCACCGGCCGCTTGCGGCCGCTGTCGTTTCGGAGGACGCGCTGCGGGGTGTCGGGCGGCTGCTGCGGCGCTACCACGACGCGGTGGCCTCCTACGGTGTGCCGGACGCCGGGTGGGACGCGGACCTCTCCAATCTGGACGGGCAGCCCGAGATCGTCGGGCATTGCGATGTCACGCCGGAGAACGTGGTCTTCCGGGGCGGGGCGCCGGCGGCTCTGATCGATTTCGATCTGGCGCGGCCCACTACGCGGTTGTTCGATGTCGTCACGGCATTGCGGCATTGGGGGCCGATCGAGGATCCGGCCGATCGGGACGCCCTGCTGTACGGGGCCGACGTCGGGCGGCGGATCAAGGTCTTCTGCGACGCCTACGGATTGGCGCGGGAGTCGCGGCGGGACGTGCTGCCCACGGCGCGGGTGAGGTTCGAGCGCTCCTACCGGGCCATGCGGGCCAGGGCGCAGCGCGGTGGGGGATGGGCGCGGATCTGGGACGGTGGTGCCGGGCCGCGCATCAGGCGCGCGCAGGACTGGCTGGAGAGGCACTGGGATGAACTTGATGCGCGGCTCTGCTGA
- a CDS encoding glycosyltransferase family 39 protein, with translation MTAPAAAAPRPTRLTPAAPAPAWRPVLLIAGALGVLLLVLSTRYGHHRDELYFRVAGRHLAWGYPDQPALLPLLARAITAVFGDSLVALRAPSALFAAAGVVVAALTAREMGGGRRAQLLTAASYAVCPFAVAAGHLFSTATLDLLLSTTVVWLTVRWVRTRDQRLLLAAGAVTALALNVKYLVVFLLAALVAGLLLSGPREFLRRPMLAAGALVAVLAAVPGLVWQARHGWPQLEMADAIADKGDFGGRPGFIPFQILLTGVFPSWLWIYGLWRTYRSADLRPYRFLGHAYLLLNVVFLITAGKPYYLSGLWAALWAAGAVEIERNGAPRGFGRLASAPMYAVTAITTVLLTLPVYPVKWLADTPQPAVNADSAETVGWPRFAAQVADVYRSLPPTERSAATIVVSNYGEAGALDMYGPGLGLPRAYSGHNGYWYFGRPPETGGPTIVVGPDNVAEGAGLRRFWSDVRPVGRVDNGVGLDNQEQDKPIWVCRGQRAPWPQLWPEFKQLS, from the coding sequence ATGACCGCCCCTGCCGCCGCGGCGCCGCGGCCCACCAGGCTCACGCCCGCCGCGCCGGCACCGGCCTGGCGGCCGGTCCTGCTGATCGCCGGGGCGCTCGGGGTGCTCCTCCTCGTCCTCAGCACGCGGTACGGCCACCACCGCGACGAACTGTACTTCCGGGTCGCCGGACGGCATCTGGCCTGGGGCTATCCCGACCAGCCGGCGCTGCTGCCGCTGCTCGCCCGGGCGATCACGGCGGTGTTCGGCGACTCGCTCGTCGCGCTGCGGGCCCCGTCCGCCCTGTTCGCCGCGGCGGGCGTGGTGGTCGCCGCGCTCACCGCGCGGGAGATGGGCGGCGGACGGCGCGCGCAACTGCTGACGGCCGCGTCCTACGCGGTGTGCCCGTTCGCGGTCGCGGCCGGGCACCTGTTCTCCACGGCGACGCTCGACCTGCTGCTGTCCACGACGGTCGTGTGGCTGACCGTCCGCTGGGTGCGGACCCGCGACCAGCGGCTGCTGCTCGCCGCCGGCGCCGTGACGGCGCTGGCGCTGAACGTCAAGTACCTGGTCGTGTTCCTGCTCGCCGCGCTCGTCGCCGGGCTGCTGCTGTCGGGGCCGCGCGAGTTCCTGCGGCGCCCGATGCTCGCCGCCGGGGCCCTCGTCGCCGTCCTCGCGGCCGTCCCCGGGCTGGTGTGGCAGGCGCGGCACGGCTGGCCGCAACTGGAGATGGCGGACGCCATCGCCGACAAGGGCGACTTCGGCGGGCGGCCCGGGTTCATCCCGTTCCAGATCCTGCTGACCGGCGTGTTCCCGTCCTGGCTGTGGATCTACGGGCTGTGGCGGACGTACCGGTCCGCCGACCTGCGGCCCTACCGGTTCCTCGGGCACGCTTACCTGCTGCTGAACGTCGTGTTCCTGATCACCGCCGGCAAGCCGTACTACCTGAGCGGGCTGTGGGCCGCGCTCTGGGCGGCCGGCGCCGTGGAGATCGAGCGGAACGGCGCCCCGCGCGGCTTCGGCCGGCTCGCGTCCGCCCCCATGTACGCGGTCACCGCGATCACGACCGTGCTGCTGACGCTGCCCGTCTACCCGGTGAAGTGGCTGGCCGACACGCCGCAGCCCGCCGTCAACGCCGACTCGGCCGAGACGGTCGGCTGGCCCCGGTTCGCCGCGCAGGTCGCGGACGTCTACCGGTCGCTGCCGCCGACCGAGCGGTCCGCGGCCACGATCGTCGTCAGCAACTACGGCGAAGCCGGGGCACTCGACATGTACGGGCCCGGCCTCGGCCTGCCCCGCGCCTACAGCGGGCACAACGGCTACTGGTACTTCGGGCGTCCACCGGAGACCGGCGGCCCCACCATCGTCGTGGGGCCGGACAACGTCGCCGAGGGCGCCGGGCTGCGGCGGTTCTGGTCGGACGTCCGTCCCGTGGGGCGCGTCGACAACGGCGTCGGGCTCGACAACCAGGAACAGGACAAGCCGATCTGGGTCTGCCGCGGGCAGCGCGCCCCGTGGCCGCAGCTGTGGCCGGAGTTCAAGCAGCTGTCGTGA
- a CDS encoding DUF1444 family protein codes for MSDPRSSLIVPLMKARVPAEVQLEFPLPADEEPVRDPFAGDLYVTYALEIADEGAPTGRRYEHVARRHCAELGVGPDELRRRAVINLRDLRPELSLSWYPDVRAVTVSLGGTAGRGTLEAGLLLDDGFLEKLAQDVEGDLVVAVPARDVFVASGTGHPDGVDKLRWAVAQVWAEDRDNADPSWDVPAGSLLTHNLMVRRGGVWDVLSG; via the coding sequence GTGTCCGACCCGCGGTCCAGTCTGATCGTCCCGCTCATGAAGGCGCGGGTGCCGGCCGAGGTCCAGTTGGAGTTCCCGCTGCCCGCGGACGAGGAGCCGGTCCGCGACCCGTTCGCCGGTGACCTGTACGTCACGTACGCGCTGGAGATCGCCGACGAGGGCGCCCCCACCGGCCGCCGCTACGAGCACGTGGCGCGCCGGCACTGCGCCGAGCTCGGGGTGGGGCCGGACGAGCTGCGCCGCCGCGCGGTGATCAACCTGCGCGACCTGCGCCCGGAGCTGAGCCTCAGCTGGTACCCCGACGTGCGCGCGGTGACGGTGTCGCTCGGCGGGACGGCCGGGCGCGGCACCCTGGAGGCCGGCCTGCTGCTGGACGACGGGTTCCTGGAGAAGCTGGCGCAGGACGTGGAGGGCGACCTGGTCGTGGCGGTCCCCGCGCGGGACGTGTTCGTGGCGTCCGGTACCGGCCATCCCGACGGCGTCGACAAGCTGCGCTGGGCGGTCGCGCAGGTCTGGGCGGAAGACCGCGACAACGCCGACCCGAGCTGGGACGTGCCCGCCGGGAGCCTGCTCACCCACAACCTGATGGTGCGGCGCGGCGGCGTCTGGGACGTCCTGTCCGGCTGA
- a CDS encoding cobyric acid synthase produces the protein MSAILVAGTTSDAGKSVVTAGLCRWLARQGVKVAPFKAQNMSLNSMVTSDGAEIGRAQYMQAQAAGVEPRAVMNPVLLKPGTDRRSQVVVLGRPVAEVDALQYGQHKEWLKGVVLESLDELRSEYDVVVCEGAGSPAEINLRAGDIVNMGLARAAEVPVVIVGDIDRGGVFASLYGTVALMEPEDQALVAGFVINKFRGAYELLKPGLEQLKALTGRPTLGVLPWKLGLYLDSEDTLALDAPRPDARGPYGKETLRVAVVRFPRISNFTDLDALACEPGVIVRYAASVGDLVEADLVILPGTRATVSDLEWLRDRGMADEVRRRAAEGRPVLGICGGYQMLAEEIVDHVESQRGTARGLGLLPAKVEFGEEKILGRPTGQAYGEDVHAYEIHHGVVTAQGEPFLDGCRNGAVWGTTWHGAMENDGFRRAFLQDVARHAERDFIPAPDVSFAALREATLDALGDLVEEHLDTDAVWRIIEKGAPAGLPVVPPGGAPPAGRPS, from the coding sequence GTGAGCGCGATCCTGGTGGCGGGGACGACGTCCGACGCGGGGAAGAGCGTGGTCACGGCGGGGCTGTGCCGGTGGCTGGCGCGGCAGGGCGTGAAGGTCGCGCCGTTCAAGGCCCAGAACATGTCGCTGAATTCGATGGTGACGAGCGATGGCGCGGAGATCGGGCGGGCGCAGTACATGCAGGCCCAGGCGGCGGGGGTCGAGCCGCGGGCGGTGATGAATCCGGTACTGCTGAAGCCCGGGACCGATCGGCGTAGCCAAGTGGTCGTTCTGGGGCGGCCTGTCGCGGAGGTCGACGCGCTGCAATACGGGCAGCACAAGGAATGGCTCAAAGGTGTGGTGCTGGAGAGCCTTGATGAGTTGCGGTCCGAATACGACGTGGTGGTGTGCGAAGGGGCGGGGAGCCCGGCCGAGATCAATCTGCGGGCCGGGGACATCGTCAACATGGGGCTGGCGCGGGCGGCCGAGGTGCCGGTCGTGATTGTCGGCGATATCGACCGGGGCGGTGTCTTCGCGTCCTTGTACGGGACGGTCGCGCTGATGGAGCCCGAAGACCAGGCTCTTGTCGCCGGGTTCGTCATCAACAAGTTCCGCGGTGCGTACGAGTTGCTGAAGCCGGGGCTGGAGCAGTTGAAGGCCCTCACCGGGCGGCCGACACTGGGTGTACTGCCGTGGAAGCTGGGCCTGTATCTCGATTCCGAGGACACGCTGGCGCTGGACGCGCCGAGGCCCGATGCCAGGGGCCCGTACGGGAAAGAGACGCTGCGGGTCGCCGTTGTCAGGTTCCCGCGCATCTCGAATTTCACCGACCTGGACGCGCTGGCGTGCGAGCCGGGCGTCATCGTCCGGTACGCGGCGAGCGTCGGTGATCTGGTCGAGGCCGATCTCGTCATCCTGCCGGGTACCAGGGCCACGGTGAGCGATCTCGAATGGCTGCGCGACCGGGGAATGGCCGACGAGGTTCGCAGGCGGGCCGCGGAAGGGCGGCCTGTGCTCGGCATCTGCGGTGGCTACCAGATGCTCGCCGAGGAGATCGTCGACCACGTGGAGTCGCAGAGGGGAACGGCGCGGGGGCTCGGTCTGCTGCCGGCGAAGGTCGAGTTCGGGGAAGAGAAGATCCTCGGGCGGCCCACTGGCCAAGCCTACGGTGAGGACGTCCACGCCTATGAAATCCACCATGGTGTTGTGACGGCGCAGGGCGAGCCGTTTCTGGACGGTTGCCGAAACGGCGCGGTCTGGGGGACGACCTGGCACGGCGCCATGGAGAACGACGGGTTCAGAAGGGCGTTCCTCCAGGACGTGGCCCGCCATGCGGAAAGGGATTTCATCCCGGCCCCGGATGTGTCGTTCGCGGCCTTGAGAGAGGCGACCCTGGACGCGCTCGGCGACCTCGTCGAAGAGCACCTGGACACCGATGCCGTCTGGCGGATCATCGAGAAGGGCGCCCCGGCGGGGCTGCCCGTCGTCCCGCCCGGCGGGGCGCCGCCCGCGGGCCGGCCGAGCTGA
- a CDS encoding cobalamin biosynthesis protein — protein MNLMRGSAEGLVGGVVLDAFLGDPRRWHPVAGFGRVASAVEGSFYADSRWRGVVYTGVLVGGAGAVGVVLERVSRRFGVHGLATAAVTWAVLGGTSLGREGLVMARVLERGDVEAARARLSHLCARDPEGMDAQGLSRAVVESVAENTSDASVAPLVWGAVGGIPGLLMYRAVNTLDAMVGYRSPRYERFGWASARLDDAANWVPARVTAGLVVACGGPRAWRVLRRDGKKHPSPNAGRVEAAFAGALDVRLGGVNAYGGRVERRPEMGGGGVPEVKDIRKAVRLSAAVTFAAAVAIGVLR, from the coding sequence ATGAACTTGATGCGCGGCTCTGCTGAGGGGCTTGTGGGCGGTGTCGTGCTGGACGCCTTTCTCGGGGATCCGAGGCGGTGGCATCCGGTTGCGGGGTTCGGGCGTGTGGCTTCGGCCGTTGAGGGTTCTTTCTATGCGGATTCCCGGTGGCGTGGAGTTGTCTACACCGGGGTTCTCGTGGGCGGTGCGGGGGCCGTCGGGGTTGTGCTGGAGCGGGTGAGCCGGCGGTTCGGGGTGCATGGGCTCGCGACCGCGGCGGTCACTTGGGCCGTACTCGGCGGGACGTCACTGGGACGTGAAGGGCTCGTCATGGCCCGTGTTCTGGAGCGGGGCGATGTGGAGGCGGCCAGGGCGCGGCTTTCTCATTTGTGCGCGCGGGATCCCGAGGGGATGGACGCGCAGGGGTTGAGCAGGGCGGTCGTGGAGTCGGTCGCCGAGAACACCTCGGACGCGTCGGTGGCTCCGCTGGTCTGGGGAGCAGTCGGGGGCATTCCGGGGCTGCTGATGTACCGGGCCGTCAACACGCTGGACGCGATGGTCGGGTACCGGAGTCCGAGGTACGAGCGGTTCGGGTGGGCGTCGGCGAGATTGGACGATGCCGCCAACTGGGTGCCGGCTCGGGTGACCGCGGGATTGGTCGTGGCGTGCGGCGGGCCGAGGGCCTGGCGGGTGCTCAGGAGGGACGGGAAGAAGCACCCGAGTCCCAATGCCGGACGGGTCGAAGCGGCTTTCGCGGGCGCGCTCGATGTGCGGCTCGGCGGTGTCAACGCCTATGGGGGCCGGGTCGAACGGCGGCCCGAGATGGGGGGCGGCGGGGTGCCCGAAGTGAAGGACATCAGGAAGGCCGTCCGGCTTTCGGCGGCGGTGACGTTCGCCGCGGCGGTGGCCATCGGGGTGCTGCGGTGA